From Klebsiella electrica, the proteins below share one genomic window:
- the hpxX gene encoding oxalurate catabolism protein HpxX → MKHNVNDWHAYLAQMEHLLALELDDTRRSELQLQFARIAAMAEPLMAFALDERLEIAGVYKA, encoded by the coding sequence ATGAAGCATAACGTAAATGACTGGCACGCTTATCTGGCGCAAATGGAACACCTGCTGGCGCTGGAGCTGGACGACACCCGGCGCAGCGAACTTCAGCTCCAGTTCGCGCGCATTGCCGCCATGGCTGAGCCGCTGATGGCCTTTGCGCTCGATGAACGCCTGGAGATTGCCGGAGTATACAAAGCATGA